In the genome of Altererythrobacter sp. TH136, one region contains:
- a CDS encoding HAMP domain-containing sensor histidine kinase: MAADSGAAALAFVPGRRLSLTPRILIINLLPLLLLGGGVFYLDSYRKQLLDERYKLARVEAQITAEALAGASRERQEALLIQIGKEQKMRLRMFDAQGRLWADSFALDEPSFAFDTPGDETWQENFARWLDRAVDAIVGADPIPNYIESESTDADAWPELKRAREDNLTRIQLRDASDGTPVINTAAPVGLKGATLLTTRNAVDITLEVREARGTLISAVLLALLMSTLLSLYMARTIVTPLRLLANATTRVRQGRDRQVEVPRLPARHDEIGQLARAISDMTATLRQRIDAVEHFAADVAHEIKNPLASLRSAVESLARVEDPDLRRQLNDIAAHDVRRIDRLVSEISEASRIDAEMSRATFESIDLVALSDNIIRRREARDLNGGRPISFTYPRGGASVMGVPIRLERVIDNLLDNAVSFSPSDAPIELTIDRDEARVLLSVCDHGPGIPEGAREKVFRRFHSDRPEEEGFGQHSGLGLAIAQTIAEAHDGTLLAGARPDGTSGACMTLALPDAAGAATRR; this comes from the coding sequence ATGGCTGCTGACAGCGGCGCGGCCGCGCTCGCCTTCGTGCCCGGGCGGCGGCTGTCGCTCACCCCGCGCATCCTCATCATCAATCTGCTGCCGCTGCTGCTGCTGGGCGGCGGCGTGTTCTACCTCGACAGCTATCGCAAGCAGCTGCTCGACGAACGTTACAAGCTGGCCCGGGTAGAGGCGCAGATTACCGCCGAAGCACTCGCCGGTGCCAGCCGCGAGCGGCAGGAGGCGCTGCTGATCCAGATCGGCAAGGAGCAGAAGATGCGCCTGCGGATGTTTGACGCGCAGGGGCGGCTGTGGGCCGACAGCTTCGCTCTCGACGAGCCGAGCTTCGCGTTCGACACCCCGGGTGATGAAACCTGGCAGGAAAACTTCGCCCGCTGGCTGGACCGCGCGGTCGATGCGATCGTGGGCGCCGATCCCATCCCCAACTACATCGAATCCGAAAGCACCGATGCCGATGCCTGGCCCGAACTGAAGCGCGCCCGGGAAGACAACCTCACCCGGATCCAGCTGCGCGACGCGTCCGACGGCACGCCGGTGATCAATACCGCGGCGCCGGTCGGGTTGAAGGGCGCCACGCTGCTGACCACCCGCAACGCAGTCGACATCACGCTCGAGGTGCGCGAAGCGCGCGGGACGCTGATCAGCGCGGTGCTGCTGGCGCTGCTGATGAGCACGCTGCTGTCGCTGTACATGGCGCGCACCATCGTCACCCCGCTGCGGCTGCTGGCCAACGCCACCACCCGCGTGCGCCAGGGACGCGACCGCCAGGTGGAGGTGCCCCGGCTGCCCGCGCGGCATGACGAGATCGGCCAGCTCGCGCGCGCCATTTCCGACATGACCGCCACGCTGCGCCAGCGGATCGACGCGGTCGAACACTTCGCCGCCGATGTGGCACACGAGATCAAGAACCCGCTCGCTTCGCTGCGCAGCGCGGTCGAATCGCTCGCGCGGGTCGAGGACCCCGACCTGCGCCGCCAGCTCAACGACATCGCCGCCCATGACGTGCGCCGGATCGACCGCCTCGTCAGCGAGATTTCCGAAGCCAGCCGGATCGACGCGGAAATGAGCCGCGCGACGTTCGAAAGCATCGACCTGGTGGCGCTGAGCGACAACATCATCCGCCGGCGCGAGGCGCGCGATCTCAACGGTGGGCGGCCGATCTCGTTCACCTATCCGCGCGGCGGGGCCAGCGTCATGGGCGTGCCCATCCGGCTGGAGCGGGTGATCGACAATCTGCTCGACAATGCGGTGTCGTTCTCCCCCTCCGACGCGCCCATCGAACTCACGATCGACCGGGATGAAGCGCGCGTCCTGCTCAGTGTGTGCGACCACGGGCCGGGAATTCCCGAAGGCGCGCGCGAAAAGGTGTTTCGCCGGTTCCATTCCGACCGGCCGGAGGAGGAGGGCTTCGGCCAGCACAGTGGCCTCGGCCTGGCGATTGCCCAGACCATCGCGGAAGCACACGACGGCACCCTGCTCGCCGGGGCGCGTCCCGATGGCACGAGCGGCGCGTGCATGACACTCGCGCTGCCCGACGCCGCTGGCGCGGCTACGCGGCGATGA
- a CDS encoding TonB family protein translates to MAYIQHTSWRDRPGAVAAVVAIHGAVGYALVTGLTFTGIEQTVKRWQAKDYTEVPLPPPPEPTPAPEPTLEPSQSVTAPMVVVPIPKLDLSPQRPPIESTPTMIPNLDFVPKVIPSATPGPVVTPKPTPRFSPEAARPRNNPASWVTEADYRSSWINREMIGTARFRLQLTAEGKVQTCTVTGSSGYPELDQATCDLVSRRARFDPAKDDTGAPVSGTYSSSVKWQLPE, encoded by the coding sequence ATGGCATATATACAGCACACCAGCTGGCGTGATCGGCCGGGGGCGGTAGCGGCGGTGGTCGCGATCCACGGCGCGGTGGGGTACGCTCTGGTCACGGGCCTGACGTTCACCGGGATCGAGCAGACGGTGAAGCGGTGGCAGGCAAAAGATTATACCGAAGTCCCGCTGCCGCCCCCGCCCGAACCGACACCCGCCCCCGAACCGACGCTGGAGCCCAGCCAAAGCGTCACCGCCCCGATGGTCGTGGTGCCCATCCCGAAGCTCGATCTTAGCCCGCAGCGGCCTCCGATCGAAAGCACGCCGACGATGATCCCCAACCTCGACTTCGTGCCGAAGGTGATCCCCTCGGCCACCCCCGGCCCGGTGGTCACGCCCAAGCCGACCCCGCGCTTCAGCCCGGAAGCCGCGCGTCCACGCAACAACCCGGCAAGCTGGGTGACGGAGGCGGATTACCGGTCGAGCTGGATCAACCGCGAGATGATCGGCACCGCCCGTTTCCGGCTGCAACTGACCGCCGAAGGCAAGGTGCAGACTTGCACCGTCACCGGGTCGAGCGGCTATCCCGAACTGGATCAGGCGACCTGCGACCTCGTCTCCCGACGTGCCCGCTTCGATCCGGCGAAGGACGACACCGGCGCCCCCGTCAGCGGGACGTACTCGAGTTCGGTCAAATGGCAGCTGCCGGAGTAG
- a CDS encoding phosphoenolpyruvate carboxykinase, with translation MNAPLAQPLSAQGYDTSATIHANLGTAALVEHALKRGEGRLTKDGALLVDTGKFTGRSVKDKFVVRDAVTEDTINWGPINQPMTQAHWDNLKADFLAALKDQDELYVADLFGGSQPEYRVNVRVINQMAWHNLFIRTLLVRPTAEELAGFAPEYTIINLPSFKADPERHGSRSDTVIAVNLTDKLILIGNTEYSGEMKKGVFGLLNFLLPAQGVMPMHCSANIGADGKSAIFFGLSGTGKTTLSADASRTLIGDDEHGWSDTAIFNFEGGCYAKMINLSAEGEPEIYATTKMFGTILENVTMDEATRELDFTDDSKTENTRGAYPIEFIPNTSEKNLGPPPSNVILLTADAFGVLPPIARLTPDQAMYHFLSGYTAKVAGTEIGVTEPTATFSTCFGAAFMPRHPSVYGNLLKKRIADGGAQCWLVNTGWSGGKASEPGIKRMPIKATRALLNAALDGSLNDVEFRKDPNFGFEVPVAVPGVDTKLLDPRAAWADPEEYDRIAQKLVQLFVDNFDQFDAYVDQGVKDSAPGLQAA, from the coding sequence GTGAACGCCCCGCTCGCCCAGCCATTGTCCGCCCAGGGATACGACACCAGCGCGACCATCCACGCCAATCTCGGCACCGCCGCGCTGGTCGAACATGCGCTGAAGCGGGGCGAAGGGCGCCTGACCAAGGATGGCGCGCTGCTGGTCGATACCGGCAAGTTCACCGGCCGCAGCGTCAAGGACAAGTTCGTAGTCCGCGATGCGGTGACCGAGGACACGATCAACTGGGGCCCGATCAACCAGCCGATGACGCAGGCGCACTGGGACAACCTGAAGGCCGATTTCCTCGCCGCGCTGAAGGACCAGGACGAGCTCTACGTCGCCGACCTGTTTGGCGGCAGCCAGCCGGAATACCGGGTCAACGTGCGGGTCATCAACCAGATGGCGTGGCACAACCTGTTCATCCGCACGCTGCTCGTCCGGCCGACCGCAGAGGAGCTGGCCGGCTTCGCGCCCGAGTACACGATCATCAACCTGCCGAGCTTCAAGGCCGATCCCGAACGCCACGGCAGCCGCAGCGATACCGTGATCGCGGTCAACCTGACCGACAAGCTGATCCTGATCGGCAACACCGAATATTCGGGCGAGATGAAGAAGGGCGTGTTCGGCCTCTTGAACTTCCTGCTCCCCGCGCAGGGCGTCATGCCGATGCACTGTTCGGCCAACATCGGCGCGGACGGCAAGAGCGCCATCTTCTTCGGCCTGTCGGGCACCGGCAAGACCACGCTGAGCGCCGACGCCAGCCGCACGCTGATCGGCGATGACGAGCATGGCTGGTCCGACACGGCGATCTTCAACTTCGAAGGCGGCTGCTACGCCAAGATGATCAACCTGTCGGCCGAAGGCGAGCCGGAGATCTACGCGACCACCAAGATGTTCGGCACGATCCTCGAGAACGTGACCATGGACGAAGCCACGCGCGAACTCGACTTCACCGACGACAGCAAGACCGAAAACACCCGCGGCGCCTATCCGATCGAGTTCATCCCGAACACGAGCGAGAAGAACCTCGGGCCGCCGCCGTCGAATGTGATCCTGTTGACGGCTGACGCGTTCGGCGTGCTGCCCCCGATCGCGCGGCTGACGCCCGACCAGGCGATGTACCACTTCCTGTCGGGCTACACCGCCAAGGTCGCCGGCACCGAGATCGGCGTGACCGAGCCGACCGCCACCTTCAGCACCTGCTTCGGCGCCGCGTTCATGCCGCGCCATCCCAGCGTCTACGGCAACCTGCTGAAGAAGCGGATCGCCGATGGCGGCGCGCAGTGCTGGCTGGTGAACACGGGCTGGTCGGGCGGCAAGGCGAGCGAGCCGGGCATCAAGCGGATGCCGATCAAGGCCACGCGCGCGCTGCTCAACGCGGCGCTCGACGGGTCGTTGAACGACGTCGAGTTCCGCAAGGATCCGAACTTCGGGTTCGAGGTGCCGGTCGCGGTGCCGGGCGTCGACACCAAGCTGCTCGACCCGCGCGCCGCTTGGGCCGACCCCGAGGAGTACGACCGCATCGCACAAAAGCTGGTGCAGCTGTTCGTCGACAACTTTGATCAGTTCGATGCCTACGTCGACCAGGGCGTGAAGGACTCCGCGCCCGGCCTGCAGGCGGCCTGA
- a CDS encoding response regulator transcription factor has protein sequence MDEHPAISDDRQPTDHQPGDRRTIALVDDDRNILTTVSIALQAEGFATRVYSDGEAALKALNENPPDLAVFDIKMPRMDGMELLRRVRERSALPVIFLTSKDEEGDEEAGFEMGADDYIAKPFSLRLLIARIRALLRRSGLGTPEDIASGSPEPGPVIERGRLRMDPARHQVTWEDRPVSLTVTEFLILEALAQRPGVIKSRNQLMDAAYPDDVFVDDRTVDSHIKRMRRKFKSVDASFGAIETLYGAGYSFADG, from the coding sequence ATGGACGAGCATCCCGCGATCAGCGACGACCGGCAGCCCACCGATCATCAGCCAGGCGACCGGCGCACGATCGCGCTGGTGGACGATGACCGCAACATCCTGACCACGGTATCCATCGCGCTTCAGGCCGAAGGGTTCGCGACGCGCGTCTATTCGGACGGAGAGGCCGCGCTCAAGGCGCTGAACGAAAATCCGCCCGACCTGGCGGTGTTCGACATCAAGATGCCGCGGATGGACGGGATGGAACTGCTGCGCCGGGTGCGCGAACGCTCCGCCCTCCCCGTGATCTTCCTCACCAGCAAGGACGAGGAAGGCGACGAGGAAGCCGGGTTCGAGATGGGCGCCGACGATTACATCGCCAAGCCGTTCTCGCTGCGCCTGCTGATCGCTCGGATCCGCGCGCTGCTGCGCCGCAGCGGCCTTGGCACCCCTGAAGACATCGCCAGCGGCTCGCCCGAGCCGGGTCCGGTCATCGAGCGCGGGCGCCTGCGAATGGACCCGGCGCGCCACCAGGTGACGTGGGAGGACCGGCCGGTGTCCCTCACCGTCACCGAGTTCCTGATCCTCGAAGCCCTCGCCCAGCGCCCGGGCGTGATCAAGAGCCGCAACCAACTGATGGACGCCGCCTATCCGGACGACGTGTTCGTGGATGATCGGACGGTGGACAGCCACATCAAGCGGATGCGGCGCAAGTTCAAAAGCGTCGACGCCAGTTTCGGGGCGATCGAGACGCTCTATGGCGCAGGCTACAGCTTCGCCGATGGCTGA
- a CDS encoding DUF885 domain-containing protein, giving the protein MTSAPFQLSRRQTLAGLGGLSAFALTGCKTMAGVGPALEPQALLDDIAWNLIEHNPGIATGQGIDVGDKAYLRSRLGDSSAAGQRALAQTVRTDLARARAVDKTELDPATRTSFEVVESAYATALDGFALPYGDVAVGGWRNSPYVVIQNVGAYLDLPRFMDPEHPVRERADAEAYLARLNQIPAVLDGELGRIRDARGKGLVPPAFLLDKAIAAMESSIADARKPDAAYVTGLTSRTADIPGNWGERARALTGPIVAALERQLAELKIERSLADNDPGMWSQPRGDEWYAWGLRAATTTRLTPDEIHAIGLRELDEIHARMDTLLQGAGYAQGSVGARMRQLAEDPRYKFKEGDPGRAEIMAFINDRLAWIKAQMPRAFNTVVDPAMEVRRLPLAEEPGGPGAYGGAGSKDGTIPGKMWINLGTTDLHRKYDLPTLTHHEMVPGHIWEGTYSNKLPLIRSILSFSAFSEGWALYAEQLADELGAYDDNPQWRLGYLQSQAFRACRLVVDTGLHHKRWTRQQGVNFFVERNGDNAQSVASEVDRYCSWPGQACAYKTGHSEIVRQRARAQAALGARYDLKDFNQAVVDGGNVPLDVLAKTIDRYIAA; this is encoded by the coding sequence ATGACATCTGCACCATTTCAGCTCTCCCGCCGCCAGACCCTTGCCGGGCTTGGCGGCCTTTCCGCGTTTGCCCTGACAGGGTGCAAGACGATGGCCGGTGTCGGTCCGGCGCTGGAGCCGCAGGCGCTGCTCGACGACATCGCCTGGAACCTCATCGAACATAACCCCGGCATCGCCACCGGCCAGGGGATCGACGTGGGCGACAAGGCGTATCTGCGCAGCCGGTTGGGCGACAGCTCCGCCGCCGGGCAACGTGCGCTGGCGCAAACCGTGCGCACCGATCTCGCGCGCGCACGCGCCGTGGACAAGACCGAGCTCGATCCCGCCACGCGCACCAGTTTCGAAGTGGTCGAAAGCGCCTACGCCACCGCGCTCGACGGGTTTGCCCTGCCGTATGGCGACGTCGCGGTCGGCGGGTGGCGCAATTCCCCTTACGTGGTGATCCAGAATGTCGGGGCCTATCTCGACCTGCCGCGCTTCATGGACCCCGAACACCCGGTCCGCGAACGCGCCGATGCCGAAGCGTACCTCGCGCGGCTCAACCAGATCCCCGCCGTGCTCGATGGAGAGCTGGGCCGCATCCGCGATGCGCGGGGCAAGGGGCTGGTGCCGCCCGCCTTCCTGCTCGACAAGGCGATCGCGGCGATGGAAAGCTCGATTGCCGACGCCCGCAAGCCCGACGCCGCCTATGTGACCGGGCTGACCAGCCGCACCGCCGACATTCCGGGCAACTGGGGCGAGCGGGCACGAGCGCTGACCGGACCGATCGTCGCCGCGCTGGAGCGGCAGCTGGCCGAGCTCAAGATCGAGCGGTCGCTCGCGGACAATGACCCCGGCATGTGGAGCCAGCCGCGCGGCGACGAATGGTACGCCTGGGGCCTGCGCGCCGCGACGACCACCCGCCTCACGCCCGACGAAATCCATGCCATCGGTCTGCGCGAACTGGACGAGATCCACGCCCGCATGGACACCCTGCTGCAGGGCGCCGGCTATGCGCAAGGTTCGGTCGGCGCGCGGATGCGGCAACTGGCCGAAGACCCGCGCTACAAGTTCAAGGAGGGTGATCCGGGCCGGGCCGAGATCATGGCGTTCATCAACGACCGCCTCGCCTGGATCAAGGCGCAGATGCCGCGCGCGTTCAACACTGTGGTGGATCCCGCGATGGAGGTCCGCCGCCTGCCGCTGGCCGAGGAACCGGGTGGTCCCGGCGCCTATGGCGGCGCGGGATCGAAGGATGGCACGATCCCGGGCAAGATGTGGATCAACCTGGGCACCACGGACCTGCACCGCAAGTACGACCTGCCCACGCTGACTCACCACGAGATGGTCCCGGGTCACATTTGGGAGGGAACGTATTCAAACAAGCTGCCGCTGATCCGCTCGATCCTGTCGTTCAGCGCGTTCTCCGAAGGCTGGGCGCTGTATGCCGAACAGCTTGCGGACGAACTTGGCGCCTATGACGACAACCCGCAATGGCGCCTAGGCTATCTTCAGAGCCAGGCATTCCGCGCCTGCCGGCTGGTGGTGGACACCGGCCTGCACCACAAGCGGTGGACCCGCCAGCAGGGCGTGAACTTCTTCGTCGAACGCAACGGCGACAACGCCCAGTCGGTCGCGAGCGAGGTGGATCGCTATTGCTCGTGGCCCGGCCAGGCGTGCGCCTACAAGACTGGTCACAGCGAGATCGTCCGCCAGCGGGCACGCGCACAAGCCGCGCTCGGCGCGCGCTACGACCTCAAGGATTTCAACCAGGCGGTGGTCGATGGCGGCAACGTGCCGCTCGACGTGCTCGCAAAGACCATCGACCGGTACATCGCTGCGTAA
- a CDS encoding alpha/beta hydrolase, with amino-acid sequence MPQVIFPGPEGRLEGRYSPGPRPRAPVAMILHPHPHGGGTMNDRMVQRLYKTFVDRGFAVLRFNFRGVGRSQGSFDNGVGELSDAASALDWVQSVHPEAQTTWVAGVSFGALIGMQLLMRRPEVRGFISVSAPASMYDFSFLAPCPASGIFVHGAGDTVVQPSSVGKLVEKLRTQKHITIHHDEIPRANHFFENELEDMMKSVDNYLDFRLSPDCPIR; translated from the coding sequence ATGCCCCAAGTGATCTTCCCCGGCCCCGAAGGCCGCCTCGAAGGCCGTTACAGCCCCGGCCCGCGCCCGCGCGCTCCGGTGGCGATGATACTTCACCCGCACCCGCACGGCGGCGGCACGATGAACGACCGCATGGTGCAGCGTCTTTACAAGACGTTCGTCGATCGCGGGTTCGCGGTGCTGCGGTTCAATTTCCGCGGCGTGGGCCGCAGCCAGGGCAGCTTCGACAACGGCGTGGGCGAACTGAGCGATGCCGCCAGCGCGCTCGACTGGGTCCAGTCGGTGCACCCCGAAGCGCAGACCACCTGGGTCGCGGGCGTCAGCTTCGGCGCGCTGATCGGCATGCAGTTGCTGATGCGCCGCCCGGAAGTGCGCGGGTTCATCTCGGTGTCCGCACCGGCGTCGATGTACGACTTCAGCTTCCTTGCCCCCTGCCCCGCGAGCGGGATCTTCGTGCACGGCGCAGGCGACACCGTGGTTCAGCCAAGCTCGGTCGGCAAGCTGGTCGAAAAACTGCGCACGCAGAAGCACATCACGATCCATCATGACGAAATCCCGCGGGCGAACCACTTCTTCGAAAACGAGCTTGAGGACATGATGAAGTCGGTCGACAACTACCTCGACTTCCGCCTCTCGCCCGACTGCCCGATCCGCTAA
- the rapZ gene encoding RNase adapter RapZ, protein MSTPPQTPSLPPQRVVLVTGLSGAGKTTALRVLEDLGWEAIDNFPVRLLERLIGGTVSDGEPRPPLAIGFDSRTRGFVPNEIIARWKRLCLRTDLDLTTLFLDCSGAELERRYNETRRRHPMAQGRAVIEGIQAERELLDPLRRWAEAVIDTTTMSSSDLQQAIRERFADQPEANMTLTVSSFGFARGMPPLADLVFDMRFLDNPHWNPELRPLTGLDAPVSDHIRADPAWDDAFARIRDLVLTLLPRYAAQGKSYVNLAFGCTGGRHRSVHTAEAMAQALRGAGFSPTVVHRNLGSRAADQLEGLPQS, encoded by the coding sequence ATGAGCACTCCGCCCCAGACTCCCTCCCTGCCGCCCCAGCGTGTCGTGCTCGTCACCGGGCTGTCGGGTGCGGGCAAGACGACTGCGCTGCGGGTGCTGGAGGATCTGGGCTGGGAGGCGATCGACAATTTCCCCGTCCGCCTGCTGGAGCGGCTGATCGGCGGCACGGTATCCGACGGGGAGCCGCGCCCCCCGCTGGCGATTGGATTCGATTCGCGCACCCGCGGGTTCGTGCCGAACGAGATCATCGCGCGCTGGAAAAGGCTCTGCCTGCGGACGGACCTCGACCTCACTACCCTGTTTCTCGATTGCAGCGGGGCGGAACTGGAGCGCCGCTACAACGAGACCCGCCGCCGCCACCCGATGGCGCAGGGCCGCGCGGTGATCGAGGGTATCCAGGCCGAACGGGAATTGCTCGATCCCCTGCGCCGCTGGGCGGAAGCGGTGATCGATACCACCACGATGTCTTCCAGCGATCTGCAGCAGGCGATCCGCGAACGCTTTGCCGACCAGCCGGAAGCGAACATGACCCTCACCGTCTCCAGCTTCGGCTTCGCGCGCGGCATGCCGCCGCTGGCCGACCTGGTGTTCGACATGCGCTTCCTCGACAATCCGCACTGGAATCCCGAACTGCGCCCCCTGACGGGGCTGGATGCGCCGGTGTCCGACCACATCCGCGCCGATCCCGCATGGGACGATGCGTTCGCGCGTATCCGCGATCTCGTCCTCACCCTGCTGCCCCGCTATGCCGCGCAGGGAAAAAGTTACGTCAATCTCGCATTCGGCTGCACCGGCGGGCGGCATCGCTCGGTGCATACCGCCGAGGCGATGGCGCAGGCCTTGCGCGGCGCGGGGTTTTCGCCCACTGTGGTCCATCGTAACCTTGGCTCGCGCGCTGCCGACCAGCTGGAAGGCTTACCGCAGTCGTGA
- a CDS encoding serine kinase: MPLRVATAVAIGGRALLIEGVPGSGKSSLALALIDRGAALIGDDGVTLELRGAIVWASPAPATAGLIELRNVGIVSLPTTEAPVALVLDLRDDAPRFVERADPVELIGRSLPRLAFDPRGPAPAVRAEYALALHGHAEPASQIAAQPSHGTG; this comes from the coding sequence ATGCCGCTGAGAGTGGCGACCGCGGTGGCGATCGGTGGCCGCGCGCTGCTGATCGAAGGGGTGCCCGGAAGCGGCAAGTCGAGCCTGGCGCTGGCGCTGATCGATCGCGGCGCGGCGCTGATCGGCGATGACGGTGTCACCCTCGAGCTTCGCGGCGCGATCGTGTGGGCCTCCCCAGCGCCGGCCACCGCCGGGTTGATCGAACTGCGCAACGTCGGGATCGTCAGCCTGCCGACGACCGAAGCTCCGGTCGCGCTGGTCCTGGACCTGCGCGATGACGCCCCCCGCTTCGTCGAACGGGCCGATCCGGTCGAACTGATCGGGCGGTCCCTCCCCCGCCTGGCGTTCGATCCGCGCGGCCCCGCTCCCGCGGTCCGCGCCGAGTATGCGCTGGCGCTGCACGGACACGCGGAGCCCGCTTCCCAAATCGCTGCGCAACCCTCACATGGGACAGGATGA
- a CDS encoding DUF3597 domain-containing protein has protein sequence MSIFGKIKDAIFGKAKAAPAPTVDVTQAPGTPAPDPATAPGSAGSEGGGRGSAGTPIIDVENHLDSMPGADRLNWRTSLVDLMKLVGIDSDYESRQALAQELGRTDYSGSAEDNVWLHRQVMAGLAAQGGRVPAEFLD, from the coding sequence ATGAGCATTTTCGGCAAGATCAAGGACGCGATCTTCGGCAAGGCCAAGGCCGCGCCTGCCCCGACCGTCGACGTGACCCAGGCCCCCGGCACCCCTGCCCCCGACCCGGCGACCGCGCCCGGTTCGGCCGGCAGCGAAGGCGGCGGCCGCGGCAGCGCCGGCACGCCGATCATCGATGTCGAGAACCACCTCGATTCGATGCCGGGCGCGGATCGCCTCAACTGGCGCACGTCGCTGGTCGACCTGATGAAGCTGGTCGGCATCGATTCCGACTACGAATCACGCCAGGCGCTGGCGCAGGAACTGGGCCGCACCGATTATTCCGGATCGGCGGAAGACAACGTCTGGCTGCACCGCCAGGTGATGGCGGGGCTGGCGGCACAGGGCGGCAGGGTGCCGGCCGAATTCCTCGATTGA
- a CDS encoding aminotransferase class V-fold PLP-dependent enzyme, producing the protein MTNPRIYLDHAATTPLRPEARAAMEQGFALWANPSSPHAEGRKARAALEDARERVKAALEWEGEVIFTSGASEAAALALDAVNAVHDIASAVEHDAVLRGDRPEWTLPVRHDGAADLLALSTESRPSELLVDDPENRSLVAVQHVNSETGNRQHIGFAAEVIHDNGGLILVDCAQSAGKFPLPRMADMAIVSAHKFGGPVGVGALLVQDYALLHPAGGQERGYRRGTENLPGVLGMAAALEACCDPYIDPAVLAPLDAFAADVRALGGEWLSDRLSDPTPFIRAIGMPRLSAQAQLMRFDMAGIAVSQGSACSSGTMKRSHVLTAMGLADDLADRTIRVSFGWTTTRAEVERFCDVWLDMARGV; encoded by the coding sequence GTGACGAATCCCCGCATCTATCTCGATCACGCAGCCACCACGCCGCTGCGCCCCGAAGCGCGCGCGGCGATGGAGCAGGGCTTTGCGCTGTGGGCCAATCCCTCGAGTCCCCACGCCGAAGGGCGCAAGGCCCGCGCGGCGCTGGAAGACGCGCGCGAGCGGGTCAAGGCGGCGCTCGAGTGGGAAGGTGAGGTGATCTTCACTTCCGGCGCGAGCGAGGCGGCGGCGCTCGCGCTCGATGCGGTGAACGCCGTTCATGACATCGCCAGCGCGGTCGAGCACGACGCAGTGCTGCGCGGCGATCGGCCCGAATGGACCCTGCCGGTACGGCACGATGGCGCCGCGGACCTGCTGGCGCTGTCGACCGAGAGCCGCCCGTCGGAATTGCTCGTCGATGATCCGGAGAACCGCTCGCTGGTCGCGGTCCAGCACGTCAATTCGGAAACCGGTAACCGGCAACACATCGGCTTCGCGGCAGAGGTGATCCACGACAACGGCGGGCTGATCCTGGTCGATTGCGCCCAGAGCGCCGGCAAGTTCCCGCTTCCCCGCATGGCGGACATGGCGATCGTTTCGGCGCACAAGTTTGGCGGGCCCGTGGGCGTCGGCGCCTTGCTGGTGCAGGATTATGCCTTGCTTCATCCGGCAGGGGGGCAGGAACGCGGCTACCGGCGCGGGACCGAGAACCTGCCGGGCGTGCTGGGCATGGCGGCCGCGCTGGAAGCTTGCTGTGACCCGTATATCGACCCGGCAGTGCTGGCACCGCTCGACGCGTTTGCCGCTGACGTCCGCGCGCTTGGCGGAGAGTGGTTGTCGGATCGCCTGTCCGATCCCACGCCGTTCATCCGCGCCATCGGCATGCCGCGCCTTTCGGCCCAGGCCCAGTTGATGCGGTTCGACATGGCCGGCATCGCCGTGAGCCAGGGTTCGGCCTGCTCGTCGGGGACGATGAAGCGCAGCCATGTCCTGACCGCGATGGGTCTGGCGGATGACCTTGCCGACCGCACGATCCGGGTGAGCTTCGGCTGGACCACCACCCGCGCGGAGGTTGAACGGTTCTGCGACGTATGGCTCGACATGGCGCGGGGGGTGTAG